The proteins below come from a single Xenopus tropicalis strain Nigerian chromosome 9, UCB_Xtro_10.0, whole genome shotgun sequence genomic window:
- the LOC101734370 gene encoding gastrula zinc finger protein XlCGF7.1-like, giving the protein MGCSLASALSGCYGRSNDGNPVSPFPLISQPYYCAECHKHYSNRSSFLRHQRTHRMEKPHHKCRECGKGFARLSQLSLHSRTHTREATCLGNGLKESSDLHQLFWPRKEEIRCNQSFPQSCDLDWHLGTHTDRTPYTCSECGKTFGLRSDLTNHFRIHKGEKPFSCLECGKCFKRSSELVIHYRNHTGERPFACAQCGKCFSQRPALNKHRRSHMIRKPFSCPECDKCFIQRSDLNRHQRIHTREKPFACGESFLHSSGSHKGKELFSCT; this is encoded by the coding sequence atggggtgcagcctggcCAGTGCTTTGTCAGGATGTTATGGTAGAAGCAATGATGGGAATCCCGTTTCTCCGTTTCCACTAATATCACAACCCTATTACTGCGCTGAGTGCCACAAACATTACAGCAATAGGAGCTCGTTCCTAAGGCACCAGAGGACTCACAGAATGGAGAAACCCCACCACAAGTGCCGGGAATGTGGGAAGGGATTTGCCAGACTCTCCCAGCTCTCTCTGCACAGCAGAACTCACACCAGGGAGGCAACGTGTTTGGGAAATGGGCTGAAAGAAAGCAGCGATCTCCATCAACTCTTCTGGCCTCGCAAGGAAGAAATCAGATGTAATCAGAGCTTCCCCCAAAGCTGCGATCTTGATTGGCACCTCGGAACCCACACGGACCGCACCCCGTATACTTGCTCCGAGTGCGGCAAAACCTTCGGGTTAAGGTCCGACCTCACGAACCACTTCAGGATTCACAAGGGGGAGAAGCCATTTTCCTGCTTGGAATGCGGCAAATGCTTTAAGCGCAGCTCGGAGCTCGTCATCCATTACAGGAATCACACGGGGGAGAGGCCGTTCGCTTGCGCCCAGTGCGGGAAATGCTTCTCCCAGCGCCCCGCCCTCAATAAGCATCGCAGGAGTCACATGATCAGGAAGCCATTTTCCTGTCCTGAATGTGACAAGTGTTTTATACAAAGGTCCGACCTTAACAGGCATCAAAGGATTCACACCAGAGAGAAACCATTTGCTTGTGGGGAATCTTTCCTGCACAGCTCGGGCAGCCACAAAGGGAAGGAACTGTTTTCCTGCACTTAA